The Petrotoga olearia DSM 13574 genome has a window encoding:
- a CDS encoding ABC transporter ATP-binding protein, which produces MLDNIILDVRNMSTHFPVAEGTIKAVNKLSFTLSKNETLGIVGETGSGKSVSMKTVMGMIKSPGYITKESQILFKTNEFSKDGKEEFVDLAKLKQKDFTRIRGKHIGMVFQDPMSSLNPMFTIADQMIETIVFHQNVSIQEARERAIKLLDDVGIANPAERIDDYPFQLSGGQRQRVVIAIGLSCNPEILIADEPTTALDVTIQAQILELMKDLQQEYDMGMIYITHDLSVIAEVADKVIVMYGGAQMEMTDIYTLFEKPMHPYTFALLSCIPRHDIKIDLLNPIKGQPPVMLDPPPLCPFLPRCPYATEKCRKEWPELREIEENHYIRCFNPLSETTPIHYDEVTDKKEAI; this is translated from the coding sequence ATGTTGGATAATATCATCTTAGACGTTAGAAATATGAGTACTCATTTTCCCGTAGCTGAAGGAACGATTAAGGCTGTTAATAAACTTTCCTTTACCTTGAGTAAAAACGAAACCTTGGGGATCGTTGGAGAAACCGGATCGGGTAAAAGCGTATCTATGAAAACTGTAATGGGGATGATAAAGAGTCCCGGATATATTACAAAAGAAAGTCAGATTTTATTTAAAACCAACGAATTCAGTAAAGATGGGAAGGAAGAGTTCGTTGATCTGGCAAAATTAAAACAGAAGGATTTTACAAGGATAAGAGGGAAACATATAGGTATGGTTTTTCAGGATCCGATGTCTTCTTTGAACCCAATGTTTACGATAGCGGATCAGATGATTGAAACTATTGTTTTTCACCAAAATGTATCTATACAAGAAGCAAGGGAAAGGGCTATAAAACTTTTAGATGATGTAGGGATTGCCAATCCAGCCGAAAGAATCGATGACTATCCTTTCCAACTTTCAGGCGGTCAAAGGCAAAGGGTAGTAATAGCCATCGGACTTTCTTGTAATCCAGAAATATTAATCGCCGACGAACCTACTACCGCTTTGGATGTTACTATTCAAGCACAAATTTTAGAGTTGATGAAAGATTTACAACAAGAGTATGATATGGGAATGATATACATAACTCATGACCTCTCTGTAATAGCTGAGGTAGCCGATAAAGTTATTGTAATGTATGGTGGGGCACAGATGGAAATGACCGATATTTATACACTTTTTGAAAAACCTATGCACCCATATACCTTTGCTTTGCTTTCCTGTATACCAAGACACGATATAAAGATAGATCTATTGAACCCAATAAAAGGGCAGCCTCCGGTTATGCTAGATCCTCCACCATTGTGTCCTTTTTTGCCGAGATGTCCCTATGCCACTGAAAAGTGTAGGAAAGAATGGCCAGAGTTAAGAGAAATTGAAGAAAATCATTACATAAGATGTTTTAACCCTCTATCTGAAACTACTCCTATTCATTACGATGAAGTAACAGACAAGAAGGAGGCTATTTGA
- a CDS encoding replication-associated recombination protein A encodes MSGTQPLYEIIRPKKVDEILGNEKLKEILKTWINNKKVRSFVIYGEPGSGKSTIVRALINEVKDYYDVFSISGAIEGKKKIKDIIGQKNNLFSKPKLLFVDEIHRLNKAEQDTLLLSVETGELTLIGATTENPAISVNPALLSRVLVFKTKELTTEDYEKLFQQIEDYYKDLKITKEARKALIEYAGNDLRRIMNLIETANEAGINSIDLEFLKDFTGYRLTYDKNSKYSLISAYIKSMRGSDVDAALLYLAYMLESGEDPMYIARRMVILSAEDVGLADPNALNIAVSAMIATEHVGYPECYLPLSEATIYLCSSLKSNSAYLAYAKAKEFISQNNFEIPPKLINPLNKRMKKQGFGEGYKYPHDYGGFVRESYMPEGFEKIQFFIPKEVGIEKRIKERLKDLWKDKKNY; translated from the coding sequence TTGAGTGGTACACAACCTCTTTATGAGATAATTAGACCAAAAAAGGTTGATGAGATACTGGGTAACGAAAAGTTGAAAGAAATTCTTAAAACCTGGATAAATAATAAAAAGGTTAGATCTTTCGTTATATATGGGGAACCTGGTAGCGGTAAGTCTACAATTGTAAGGGCTTTAATAAATGAGGTAAAAGATTATTACGATGTTTTTTCTATTTCAGGGGCAATAGAAGGAAAGAAAAAAATAAAGGATATAATAGGGCAAAAGAATAATCTTTTTTCAAAACCCAAATTATTATTTGTCGACGAAATACATCGATTAAATAAAGCTGAACAAGATACCTTACTTCTAAGTGTTGAAACTGGAGAATTAACTCTGATAGGTGCGACAACAGAAAATCCAGCTATTAGCGTTAATCCTGCATTGTTATCCAGGGTATTAGTTTTTAAAACTAAAGAACTAACTACTGAAGACTATGAAAAATTATTTCAACAAATAGAAGATTATTACAAAGATTTAAAAATTACCAAAGAAGCACGCAAAGCACTGATAGAATATGCTGGAAATGATCTTAGAAGGATAATGAATCTAATAGAAACAGCAAATGAAGCCGGGATCAATTCTATTGATTTAGAATTTCTTAAAGATTTCACAGGTTATCGACTAACTTACGATAAAAACTCAAAATATAGTTTAATTTCTGCGTATATAAAAAGTATGAGGGGAAGCGATGTGGACGCGGCACTGTTGTATCTTGCTTATATGCTTGAAAGCGGTGAAGACCCTATGTATATAGCAAGAAGAATGGTCATTTTATCTGCCGAGGATGTTGGTTTAGCAGATCCTAACGCCTTAAATATAGCCGTATCAGCCATGATAGCTACTGAACATGTTGGTTACCCCGAATGTTATCTTCCATTATCTGAAGCTACAATTTATCTGTGTTCATCACTAAAATCCAATTCAGCATACCTAGCGTACGCTAAAGCCAAAGAGTTTATAAGCCAAAATAATTTCGAGATTCCACCTAAATTGATAAATCCCTTGAACAAAAGAATGAAAAAACAAGGTTTTGGAGAGGGATACAAGTATCCTCACGATTATGGAGGTTTCGTTAGGGAAAGTTACATGCCAGAAGGTTTTGAAAAAATCCAATTTTTCATCCCTAAAGAAGTTGGTATAGAAAAACGCATAAAAGAGCGGTTAAAAGATCTCTGGAAAGACAAAAAGAATTATTGA